In Geobacter anodireducens, a genomic segment contains:
- a CDS encoding K+/H+ antiporter, whose protein sequence is MTPFEYLLLGTSLLLLVSILASKVSSRLGVPALLLFLLVGMLAGSDGPGGFEFDKPVLVQSLGIVALAYILFAGGLDTNWRSVRPVLGRALILSTLGVFVTALLVGWFVHEVLDFSLLEGLLVGAIVSSTDAAAVFSVLRSRNVSLRGELKPFLELESGSNDPMAVFLTVAIISLLVDPGAKLYHLPLLVLWQMAVGAAAGYLLGKGGVLLINRLRLEYEGLYSVLTLTLVLLIYSGTALLRGNGFLAVYAAGLVMGNSSFVQKKSLIRFHDGLAWLMQITMFLILGLQVFPTHLVPVTLVGLSTAAFLMLVARPVSVFATLSFTPMTVREKTMISWVGLRGAVPIVLATFPLMAGVDKAEMIFNIVFFIVFTSALLQGSTIPLTARWLGLDAPISAKPRRPFEFEPSDEEKGELVEVDISSASSAVNRQIVDLHLPPGSLIVLIQRRGEFVVPGGGTLIEAGDTVHLLAERERINAIRAMLETPP, encoded by the coding sequence ATGACCCCATTCGAATATCTACTTTTGGGTACTTCCCTCCTCTTGCTGGTGAGCATCCTCGCCAGTAAGGTGTCGAGTCGACTGGGGGTGCCGGCGCTTCTTCTCTTCCTTCTGGTGGGGATGCTGGCCGGCTCCGACGGCCCGGGCGGCTTCGAGTTCGACAAGCCGGTCCTCGTCCAGTCTCTCGGCATCGTGGCTCTCGCCTATATCCTCTTTGCCGGCGGTCTCGACACCAACTGGCGCTCTGTCCGGCCGGTGCTGGGCCGGGCGCTGATTCTCTCGACTCTGGGAGTGTTTGTCACGGCCCTGCTGGTCGGCTGGTTTGTCCATGAGGTTCTCGATTTTTCATTGCTCGAGGGGCTGCTGGTGGGGGCCATTGTCTCATCCACCGATGCTGCGGCCGTGTTTTCGGTGCTCCGTTCCCGCAACGTAAGTCTTCGCGGCGAACTGAAACCGTTCCTCGAACTTGAATCGGGTAGCAACGATCCCATGGCGGTCTTCCTGACCGTTGCCATTATTTCCCTGCTGGTGGATCCCGGCGCCAAGCTCTACCATCTGCCCCTGCTCGTTCTGTGGCAAATGGCGGTCGGCGCGGCTGCAGGCTATCTCCTGGGCAAGGGAGGAGTCCTCCTGATCAACCGGCTCCGCCTGGAGTACGAAGGGCTCTACTCCGTGCTTACCCTGACCCTGGTGCTTCTGATCTACAGCGGCACCGCTCTTCTGAGAGGGAACGGCTTTCTCGCGGTCTATGCGGCGGGGCTGGTCATGGGGAACAGCTCCTTCGTGCAGAAAAAGAGCCTTATCCGGTTTCACGACGGTCTTGCCTGGCTGATGCAGATCACCATGTTCCTGATTCTCGGGCTGCAGGTTTTTCCCACTCACCTCGTTCCCGTGACGCTCGTGGGACTGAGCACGGCAGCTTTTCTCATGCTGGTGGCCCGGCCCGTCAGCGTCTTTGCGACGCTTTCCTTTACCCCCATGACCGTTCGGGAAAAAACGATGATTTCGTGGGTCGGCCTGCGCGGAGCGGTCCCCATCGTGCTTGCCACCTTTCCGTTGATGGCCGGTGTCGACAAGGCTGAGATGATTTTCAACATTGTTTTCTTCATAGTCTTTACCTCGGCGCTCCTCCAGGGGTCCACGATCCCGCTCACCGCCCGCTGGCTTGGCCTGGACGCCCCCATTTCCGCCAAGCCCCGACGTCCTTTCGAGTTCGAGCCGTCTGACGAGGAAAAGGGCGAGCTGGTCGAGGTTGATATCTCGTCCGCGTCATCGGCCGTGAATCGTCAGATCGTGGATCTCCATCTCCCACCGGGATCACTTATCGTTTTGATCCAGCGGCGGGGAGAGTTCGTCGTCCCCGGCGGCGGCACCCTCATCGAGGCGGGAGACACGGTGCATCTCCTGGCCGAGCGCGAGCGAATCAACGCGATACGCGCCATGCTCGAAACACCGCCTTGA
- a CDS encoding sodium:proton exchanger, with protein sequence MEFQVLRDMEILFGLAVFTVVLLRRLMFPSIIGFLATGILAGPYALGLIKDTHQVEQMAEIGVVLLLFTIGIEYSLKELMRIKHLVFWGGGMQVGVTIAIVAVLAYAFGIPLSQATFFGFLVALSSTAILMKLLMDKGEMDTPHGKMALGILIFQDLCVVPLMLFTPFLAGAGNGWTGIVLVSLKAAAVVVVAHFGSRFLVPWIFEQVVKSRSRELFILTIIFIGFGTAWLTAQVGLSLALGAFIAGLAISESEYSHQALGDIIPFRDAFMSLFFISVGMLLDLSVLVRQPVLVVTLVLTILVVKFLVTGGAAMALGIPARVGIVTALSLAQVGEFSFILSQTGMQYGLLSKEFYQIFLAASVATMALTPLCLKIGAPVATYLVGVLPTPLIRGRGALRGKEKKLSLTDHVIVVGYGVNGRNLSRVLKVQKIPHVVIETNPFTVSTEKSKGTRIMFGDATRPEVLTHSAVERARSIVIAISDAAASRRVVAQARQMSPTIHIIVRTRYIAEMEPLYKLGANEVVPEEFETSIEIFSRVLRNFLVPQDQIEQCVGEIRRGSYDMFRTMSRRHSHAVGIAGYLSGAEIATFRVKKGASIEGESLRQGTLRARSGATLLVIKRGDEVTPNPDPVWVLHEGDIVLLLGTPEQLAAASRLFDAPATGGGPVAAPRADNSRHDTSNRRDQ encoded by the coding sequence GTGGAATTTCAGGTACTCCGTGACATGGAAATACTTTTCGGGCTGGCTGTTTTTACGGTGGTGCTCCTGCGCCGGCTCATGTTCCCTTCCATTATCGGCTTTCTCGCCACCGGCATTCTGGCCGGGCCCTACGCCCTGGGGCTCATCAAGGATACCCACCAGGTCGAGCAGATGGCCGAGATCGGGGTGGTGCTCCTGCTCTTCACCATCGGCATCGAATACTCCCTCAAGGAGTTGATGCGGATCAAGCACCTCGTCTTCTGGGGCGGGGGGATGCAGGTGGGGGTCACCATCGCCATCGTGGCGGTCCTGGCATACGCCTTCGGCATACCACTCTCCCAGGCCACCTTCTTCGGCTTCCTGGTAGCCCTCTCCAGTACCGCCATCCTCATGAAACTGCTCATGGACAAGGGGGAGATGGACACGCCCCACGGCAAGATGGCGCTCGGCATCCTGATTTTCCAGGACCTCTGCGTGGTCCCCCTCATGCTCTTCACTCCCTTCCTGGCCGGGGCCGGCAACGGCTGGACAGGGATAGTCCTGGTGTCTCTCAAGGCGGCGGCCGTGGTGGTGGTGGCCCACTTCGGCTCCCGGTTCCTGGTCCCCTGGATATTCGAGCAGGTGGTCAAGAGCCGCAGCCGCGAACTCTTCATCCTTACGATCATCTTCATCGGCTTCGGCACGGCCTGGCTCACGGCCCAGGTGGGACTGTCGCTGGCCCTTGGGGCATTCATCGCCGGCCTTGCCATCTCCGAATCGGAGTACAGCCACCAGGCCCTGGGAGACATCATCCCGTTCCGCGATGCCTTCATGAGCCTGTTTTTCATCTCCGTCGGCATGCTGCTGGATCTGTCCGTCCTGGTTCGGCAGCCGGTCCTGGTGGTCACGCTCGTTCTGACCATCCTGGTGGTGAAGTTTCTGGTCACGGGCGGGGCGGCCATGGCCCTCGGCATCCCTGCGCGGGTGGGCATCGTCACGGCCCTGTCCCTGGCCCAGGTCGGCGAATTCTCATTCATTCTCTCACAGACCGGCATGCAGTACGGCCTCCTCTCCAAGGAGTTCTACCAGATATTCCTGGCCGCATCGGTGGCCACCATGGCCCTCACCCCCCTCTGCCTCAAGATCGGCGCACCGGTGGCGACTTATCTGGTGGGGGTTCTGCCGACTCCCCTGATCCGGGGACGGGGTGCGCTGCGGGGGAAAGAGAAGAAGCTCTCCCTGACGGACCATGTGATCGTGGTGGGCTACGGCGTCAACGGCAGGAATCTTTCCCGGGTGCTGAAGGTCCAGAAGATCCCCCATGTGGTGATCGAGACCAATCCCTTCACGGTTTCTACGGAAAAGAGCAAGGGAACACGCATTATGTTCGGCGACGCCACCCGGCCCGAGGTCCTCACCCACTCAGCCGTGGAGCGCGCGCGCAGCATCGTCATCGCCATTTCCGACGCGGCCGCCAGCCGCCGGGTCGTGGCCCAGGCGCGGCAGATGAGCCCCACCATCCACATCATCGTCCGGACCCGCTACATTGCCGAGATGGAGCCCCTGTACAAGCTGGGCGCCAACGAGGTGGTGCCGGAGGAGTTCGAAACGTCCATCGAGATATTCTCCCGGGTCCTGCGCAACTTCCTCGTCCCCCAGGATCAGATCGAGCAGTGCGTGGGCGAAATCCGGCGGGGCTCCTACGACATGTTCCGCACCATGAGCCGCCGGCACAGCCACGCCGTGGGGATCGCCGGGTACCTCTCCGGCGCGGAGATCGCCACCTTTCGCGTAAAGAAGGGAGCCTCCATCGAAGGAGAAAGCCTGCGGCAGGGGACCCTGCGAGCCCGCTCGGGCGCCACGCTCCTGGTGATCAAGCGGGGGGACGAGGTGACCCCCAACCCCGACCCGGTCTGGGTCCTGCACGAGGGAGACATCGTATTGCTGCTCGGCACGCCGGAGCAACTCGCCGCAGCCTCGCGCCTCTTCGATGCGCCGGCGA